The Cucumis sativus cultivar 9930 unplaced genomic scaffold, Cucumber_9930_V3 scaffold110, whole genome shotgun sequence genomic sequence CAAGGAACTCGAACGCCCCATACCTCGTAACGCAGGTGGTTTTGGGCTCATCCCCTTCGACAATTCTTACTTGATAATAGCCGATCGCAAGTCTAGCTTCGAGAAATACTTTGCTCTATGAAGGCGATCAAACAGGTCTTGATTATTGGTAACAGATATCTGTTGCAGACCATGATCTTGTTTAGGGCGCGGTAGTCGATGCACAACCGCATACttccatccttcttcttctggAAAAAGACTGAGCTCAATATGGAGCTTTTGGAGGCCTCACAAATCCTGCGTTCAGCAGTTTACCCAGTTGTTTCCGAAGTTCGGCCAACTCCGGCGGTGCCATACGATAAGCATTCTTCGCAGGCGGTTTTGCCCCTGGCAGCAGTTCGATCTCATGGTCGATCATTCTCCGTGGAGGCAATGATTTCGGCAGGCTGTCTGGCATCACATCCTTGTACTTCTCTAAGACACTTAGGATGTCTTTGGGGACTGTTTCCCTTGGGCTTTCGAACGACTCCAGTGGGATAGCCATGAAGGTTGGTTCGTCACGAGCAAGGCCTTTCTTCAACTGCGTAGCCGAGATCATCTTTATCCCATCAGGCTGACGAATCTCCGTTTGAACAACAGTAGGCGTTGTTCCAGTAATCACTAAACATTTGGCTAGCGGCATTGGTATGACTTGATGCTCCAGTAGAAACTTCATACCCAGTACCACATCCAAGTCATCCATCTTTGCAACCACCAAATCTATGGGACCGCTCCACTCTTCCATCCTTATGGTCGTTCGTTTTACCAACCCGACGATAGGTAGGGCAGCTGAGTTCACGTCCTTCATTTTTCCTGCGTCCTTCTCCCGACGGAGATTCAGCCGTCTAGCTTCGGCTTCTACAATGAAGTTATGGGTGGCACCAGAATCCACCATAGTGCTCTTGGGTGGCTTTTGGTTGACCCAACAGTCTACGTACATGAGACCATTCTACGTACATTAGGGCCCCCATCCGAGGATTCTCGCCCTCTTCTATCTGTCCAACGTCTCCTTCAGTCTGACTCAATCTATCATCTGAGTCCGAGGCCAGGGTGGCTTGAAAAGCGTTGAAGTCGATACGGTTGGGGCACTCTCTGGCAAGATGAGGTCTTTACATATGAAACAACTGATGGAACGACTGGTGTTGTTTTGATTGTTTGGTCCTCGCCAGTTGTTTCCTGTATTCGCTTGGAAGGGCTTGCGATCTCCACCTTGTCGCTTGTCTCCCCCTACAGTCTTCGGGGAATTTGGGCGGTTGTTTCTGTTTCCTCTAGAGGAGGAAGCTTGATGTCGTCTTGCATCCTAAGATTCACTAGATAAGTCAAACAACCGTTCAGCCACTGCGTATGTCGACGTGAGGTATTGGATTCGTTGCTCATACAACTTGGTCCTAGCCCACGGCTTCAATTCACGTAGTCCCGAATGTTCCCCGTGTGCTTCAATTCACGCAGCTTCCGTCGGGCCAGAACTTGACattctcaagaaaaaaattgcgAACGGAGTTCTTCTTTTAGGGCATCCCACGTGTCGATTGTGCAACGCCCTTCTTGAATGTCCATGTATCGGGACCTCCACCATAACTTCGCATCTTCTGACAGATGCGTGGTTGCCAGTGTCACCTTGGCCTCTTAAGTAATTGTGTTCGTGGATTTGAAATACTGCTCGACATCAAAGATGAAGTTTTCCAACGCCTTGGCATCTCTCGCCCCATAGAAGGGCTTGGGCTCAGGAATCTTGATTCTGCCCGCAGGAATGGCTCCTCCAGCTGGAGCCTGGTTTGCTAGTGCTCGCATAGTAAGGTTCACCCTTGTGTTTACCTCTGCGAGCTCATTCCTCACGACATCGAGGGTTGCTCGAAAATCTTCCGTCATGTTGTTGATCATCTTCAACATGTTCTTTTGGGAGTTATCAAGCTCCATAACTCGTTCTTCCATCTCGGCAACATAGCCCGATTAACTGTCCCCACGCTCGTAGGTGACATTTCCCGTTCTCATAACTCGGGACTTTAGAGCGTCGACTCTAGTCAATAACTCTTGGATGGGTAGTCCGTCAAGGCGACCGAACACGACTTCAATGCCATCAGCTTTCTTGGCAATATCCTCAAGCCGCTATTCCAAGAACCGGATGGAATCAGGAACTTCCACCAGGTAGAGCATCTGCTCTTCGATTCTCATAAGTCGCTCATTATGGGTCTTGCTAGACTGTTTCGCCACCGACATCTTTCTGTCTCGCACTGTCAACTGCCAACTTGGCTCTGATACCAGTTGTCACAATTGTAACCCTTCAAACACGATGTGAACGATTGTGCGACACTTGTTCGAACTCgacgaacaagtcagccgatcaaaatccgcAAATCGCGGACAACTTTAACACACGCTTCAACCTTCCCTCACGTtcttggaaaaatatttttagaaaacgtaaaagatgattaatttgattgaaaacgttgttaaaacaagcattgaagactgtcaattcTTAGTTCTGTCCCGAAACATCCAAAAAAGGGTCGATGttatggcctagaaagaaaccaCCCAGCTTAGAACAATGTCAGAGGTCctgaaagttcacatctaccTGTCGGATGGCCACATTccgagtaatattaaagtttcttgcccacaaaagccgaacggcgATGGCCCGACCTCGGTTTTTTAGTTTCGTCCCgaaacgttgaaaaaatggTCGATGctatggcctagaaagaaaccacccagcttagaacaatgtcaaaggtcccgaaagttcacatctaactgcTGGGTGGCCCCATTCCGAGGAATATCAATATTTCTTGCCGAAAAAAATCAAACGACGATGTCCAGACTTGATTTTTTAGTTCCGTCCCGAAAcgttgaaaaactaaaatattaaaatattgctatGAATCATATATTTActcatggtttttttttctttttgtttttatttaagtcTTGAGTGTCTAAGAATTATTTGATATGGTACGAGTCTTCAAAAGTCAcatccttttcattttctcttttataggATGAGTCATCAAGACTCATCTTTCTACACTAGATCTCTAATAAGTTCtaaaacaattgttttttttaagaatacagtatttcaataaatcatccatttttattataagaatagaagaagggagaaaatgaagttttttttcttagaggTTGATTATAATTGGTTTGATTATTAACACAAAATGATAGTTTAAGAGATCTATCGGTGTGAGAATTCTTTTGTTtacctaattattttttagtatgttttaaataaatttttgtttcgaAACTTTGTGAGATTTTGTGGGCTTTTATGTTTTAACGCGAGATCTAAAATATCAATGTTGATAGatatatcaaagttttgatttttcaatttcaatggatgtttttgaaaaattataaaaaataaaaagtaaataaaatcattaataaatattttattgtttgaaagTGAGTAAAcatgtttatcaattatattatatttatattagtttcatttgatgtttgttttatgtgatttatggattttttagGATGTATTAAAAATATCGATTCATCCTTCTATTTGATTAGGCAAGCATttgttttatgtgatttgttttcattttaagtaTAGAAAGTTTTGGtgtaaaaatttgattaatgaaaatctttttgaattttttttaagatttaaggATATTTATGActaagatttttattttttttaaaaagtaaaaatttatgcaataatatgaaatcttaaaataatcgttttctttataatcttttatataaaaaaagagaaaataaaaagcttAATGAGCATATCTATCATTTTAGGGAAAAAAgcaaattaattcattttagaCAAAATctcataatatcaaatttgatttatttctaTAAGCATAATCAATAACTCAGTTCAACATGACAGAACGAAACATGTAAAGATAGACACACGTTTTATGAAGGAGAAACTTGAAATGACACCATTTATATCTCATACAACTCCTAGTCAACAAATAGCTTATATCCTCACCGTAGGGTTACTCTGGCATACTTTGACTATTGTGCTAGTAATTGGACCTAATTAAGGGTTAGTAGAGTTCTTATAGCCCTAAGGGTTCTCCTAGATTAATTGATTGTTATCTTGTGTTGAGAATTGAAAGCGAGTAGAATTTGAATCAAGAACAATCATTGCAAGTGCAACTAGCCAGAATGGAACTCAATACCGATCACAAGAGCACAGGCAGGAGATACGTCGAGAACTCACACGAGAGAATCATCATGACAGGTAAGTCAGCCGTCCAAAATCATGCTCAAAACTTTGAATTCACATTTCTTGTCCTCACTTCCAAATAGATGAGGATGCTGAGACGACTTTTGCAGGTTGAATGGTGTTGTTTAAAACCAATTTGAATTGTTGAAGTCCCTTAACTTCCTAAGATGTCTCTCCATATCTTGTCTAGTTTTGGTCCTCTATTCTTTCTCGATTACCGTGGTCGGGTCATCTCGTTCACTCTAGATTGCATTGAGAGTATAGGGATTAAGCAATAAATAGAGCATAAAATGCAATGAAATCTGGTAGATAAGAAACGGATACGAATGGATGATCTTGAAAGAGTTTCCATTGTCTCAAACTACGAGCAAGTCGCTTCTCCTGACCCTATCTCTTCCTCCTGGAACTGGAAGTGTGACTGTGTTAGAGCAAAAGGAAGTAGTTTAAACCTTTTAACAGACTAGAAGCAGCTTGAAATCTTCAATTCGACTTGAAGTTTAGAACTTCACTTATTACTGAAACAGTGCAAAagccaagaaaaaaaagtcttacCAGGACTTTTGCCTAGTGATTGACTTGGTTTTGAAtcaattacatatattttctcaaaatctagGACAAATTCAGGTCCACAGCCTTCGATTTTGAAGTGCTTCGTCAAGAAAACCTGCAAAAGATAAATGAATTGTTTGCACATTCTTATATCTTTGTCCACATTCCCATCCTGAAGAGAAGACCATCACATGcataatattcttaaatttcaaacgtcGTTGAGTCAATGAACGTCACTTTGTATAACTATGCTAGCTACTTCTATTCTAACGTATCGCGGCGAAACCTATACTCGGATTTacaaagaaatggaagagtCCATTAAATTATCATCACTTTCactagaaatagaaaaatagagtGAACAATCATCAAATTCTTAAGTCCAACCTTACCTTAAGAACCTCCTTTTCAGACTTGTATAATGGATCTCTAGGTGCATCAATAGGTGGTTCTATGACATTGTAGCATCCATAATCACTCTAAGCACATCTAATATACTGCAGTTGTGAAGAAAAGTATGATCATACACTACTGAAATTccttaaaatcttattttggtCCTTGAACTATGATGTTTGTTCCATATTGttctattaacttttaattattgtgtTTAAGTCCCTTAACCTTCAATAAGTCAGTTTTAGTCTCAGATTTCTTCATCAAATTAACTGTTAACTTACCAACCGTTCTTccacaaaaacttaaatgacCGTCTGTAAACATTTGCCGACTGACTAAATGAACATGCTAAATTGAAATCTGTTTATAGAAAATGATTGAAACTTTTCACAAAGGAGATGAACAGAGACTAGTGCTTCAACATACAAAAGGATACAACAAAAACATAGCATAATGTAAACAATTAACCACAGAGGATTAAAGTAAATGTGGTAAGACTGAAGTAATAAGACttcaaaaagtaaatgaaaactTAGAGAGGCGTGATAAATGCCGGCCAATTGCACTAGTTATTGTTAATGTAAAGTTAATGAAAATGGCTAAACTAACAGGTTAAGTTTCTGTTCATTTGTTAGTtaaaaactaatgaaaatggttgaaaCGGGTTTTTAATCTAGAGTTCAAGactaaaacataataatttacACCATTTTATCATGTATATAAATGcaaagaaagaacaataatacCTTTTGAGGCATTGGAGGGAGCAAGAACTTTGGGGACGACATAAACATCAGTATCCGGAGGAGTAACATACATCTACAACCAAGAAACACATCAacgaaaactttttttaactATCAAATGAATCTGATAAAGCCAAGTTTGAAATGAAACTAAGCAAATTTTGCCACTAACCTCTCTAAAATCATAAACATCGCTGTTGGAATCCGACGACTTCCTAATGAAGAAATGACAGTGCATAAAACTAATCTTATGAAATTCCTCCTCATTTATCCTATAATCCACAATCATCTCCGAATCCCATCCCTGTGTGAACACGAAGCTTTTGCTCTGCACAATCGAGATATTCTCATCGCCAACGTCGTCGGAACCCGCTGCTGCAGCTATCGCGGCGACTAGGGGATCGTACTCGATGTCGAAATCTTTGTTGCTGTTGAATTCCTCCATTTCCTCATCGTCCATGTCGTAGTCATCGGGACCACCACTATCACCGTTGCCATCGCCGGAGAAGACTCGACAAGGGTTTCTTCTAGGGAGGAAGAGAGGAGATGCAGATGGAGTGGATTTCCGATAGGGCAGGCTTGGGAGGTGGGGAAGAGAGGTTGCGGAGGAGATGGAGGAGACTCAAAGATGGTTGATTGTGGGGGGCGGCAACGACGAGGAGAGGAGGAAGACAGTGGAGTTCATGAGGACGCAAACTCTGTTAAGCGGGCACCGAAGAATTCGAACGCTCTTGTGTTGAGTTTGTTGATGGACACTGTCAGGTGgataatgttaaaaataattaaaatgaatatttttaaaaacattcaaaaaaaTCGTTAATATTATGAAAATGGTCAAATACTGTCAGTTTTGGGTctaccatttaaaaaatagcatacattttttttatattcgtCTGTTTTTCTCACAGAGACGGCTTTTTTCACAGCTTTAGCCGAATTCAATTATGagatttcttattttgtatttaaaatttaaaataaatgctaTTATAcaattaccaaaatattttccagCAAACAATTTCATATAGTTGTGAAAATAGGAACTCATTTAGGTTAAGTTTGAACTTCATTACTCTCAAAATCTCTTagatttattgatttttgtgtGGGCAAAATTGTTCTGTGTATCCTCAAGCATTTAAGTCTTTACATGTATTCTGCCTTGAACAATTTGATAGTTTAGAgcttttttaaagttttgttataggtttttttttttttttttttgaaatatgagGTGGCTGGAATATAAGTAGTTGGATGTGTGCAtatctcatttttaaattttttctggTGGTGATCTGATGAATGTCATAAATTTCATCAACCTAGGCTCATTTAGATTAGGAATCTCGCCTGAGATTGTTGAAATTGGACTGAGATTTGTTGAATGAGTCTTGAGATTGTTCTACGTTTGTGTTCATATGCATTATGTGTTGGTTATCGGGCTAGATTTCACCCGAGATTAACCAAGATACATCATAGGATGCATATAAAACACCAATATCGTGACATCACATGTAAATAACCCAAGTACATAGTGAATTTATGTTGTTCTTGACCGAGATTGGATCAAGATTCCCTTGAGTTCTAAGACAAAgtacttattttcttatgtTACCTGTGTTCTCTGTTTGGTAAATGCCTCTTGTCACTAAAATTtgcaattcaaacattttccttccaaaattGACATGTTCTCACTCGGCGAAAACTATCtccaatattaaaaacaagttAACTCCTAGGCAATTGTATATGTTTAGGAAAACTCCATTCAATCATTTCTTGGACATTAGGTTGATGATCAGTGGATCTTTGTGTCATTACATCTTGTTAAGAGAGTTTGAGGATGATCGATGTGacattatcaattttaaatttctcagAAGGTGTCTTTCAGACAAGAAGATTTTGGCATTATTACGAGGTTGAGGTTGAGGTTGAGGTATAGGTGAAGACATGTTGTTGAGTTTGAACAGGATAAAAGCTCTTAGATTGAGACGCTTATATTTGGTTGGTAGGGCAAACATGAATGGGTCTAAATTGGGTAAAGATTACCAAAACCTTCAATTTGAGAGTTACAAGCCTACGGTATGaaccatttttgttcttctaaAGTTATTTTTGTCACGAATGAATTAACCATTTCTGTTCAAATACCTATAgtgacaatatttttttatattttattaagttatattttcgAAACAAGAGTATTTTATGATACAAAACATTAAAGTTTTTCATCTAAATGCAACTGTAAGGGGCCGTTTGGgggaaagaaatgaataagGGGGAAAAGAATAAGGAAAATGGGGGATTAAGTGGAGGAAaggattattataatccttgTTTGAGGGAAGGATTATGAGgattatttataatctttgTTTCGGAAAGGATTAAGTGGAATGATTGTGAGAGATTATTTATAATCTGGGAGAAGATTATGTCAGAAGgattaaaaccaaaattgtattttttttattattatttatacattAACCTGAATATGAGATTAAATgtagaattgttttttttcgtGTGAATgaaattctttgtttttttcgtGAACCctatacaaaatgaaaaatgtgctAATATATGTTGCAAACTTTGTTGATACCGTTAAAGCctcaacaaaaaattgtattcaaattaatttttttagttaaccGTAACCCAAGCGTTCACAAAAAACacgaattgattttttttttgttaattttgtataaatattttttttactacaatATCCCTAAtacactttcaaaattgaattagatgTTTTCCATGTGTACGATATGCTTATGGAATGATTTCCAtaaaccaaatacaaaataaaatatgtatttaaatcaaattcaacatttaaatcaaattcaaagttcGAGTTTTTCAAGCccaaagtcaacattttgacttttaacCATTTTGTCCATCTTGACTAATTTCAACCTTCCAAGCATCAATTCGTATAAAtttatccaaaatttaaatcacatttgaatataaagtcatccaaagtttgatttttcaaagtcaaaagtcaacattttgacttctTACTTCTTTaccattttcatcaattttgagcttccaaatatgaattcatattcatatttaaattacatttaaacatgaagctttatcttaaattataatcGATGACTATATTCTAATTCTAACAATTCGAATTATTCCATCATaatgttctaagttgattCCTTATGAGCTAGTGGGGGAACCTAATGGATCTATAGATCAAGGGTTCAACGATCTGAGATTAACCGACTAAACTGTTTAGATCGAGTTAATCAACCTTCGTTAACTAATgagtcattccactaaagtcccgtagttgcactccctcactatagatatatttgtgtccatgtgATATGACATGATAAGTAAGTTAATCTTTCACAAGTTGTTCATGATCTCGACTGGGTCAAAGCACTGTTTTACCCCGacattatatcttttttctttaagtcccactgatccactattaaataattggttttaggtccaacctataaactgaatcctctcgggccaatgaaAGGGTGGGacccttgttcaagacttggattcaatcattaagggaacaacctatctactaaccctagagtggtaggagtgaattccgtcttgcaccctatgtccctagctatccacccgatcttacccctgaaatgggaggcttattgagCCAACGCCATTGAGCTGCCCTCACTTATGCAGATCTATCAATAATTTCACgtgaacagaagttcatagttagctcatttttaagattaagttacattGGATATCTATAAAcgaaatagtcagttttacaaagttaacggtgttataacttaaaagcgACTATCTCATGGTTCCAGTCTTATGTCAACTCTTTACATAGAATGCCCCCACTTCCATGTCTCTTACCCTATTTTAGCGACTTACCCTATTTTAGCGACTTCTATAGGTCGAGCTATTCAAACCTCTCTTGAATTCTTGTAAACAAAGGGATCAGTCAAGAATCCAAAATAGTTATTAACACACACCGTcgtaaagagagagagaaattcccttattatcataatccttTTTTCGTGATCGATCATCTCTCAAGAATATCTCTGTCTTATGGCACCTCTCCTTTCCAACTAAAGAAAGTCAAAGAAGAGGAGTAGCAACTTCTCAGGGATCTCAGTTCTGCAAAAGCTAGAGAAAGCCTATGCAAAATCAACCACAACAGCAAAAGAATGTCCTTCAGCAGCAAGGTGAAAAGGAATATTGCATCCTTCATTGATTTGCTTAAGGGGCTAGTTAAGGAGTCTCCTCATTTAACCTCTCATTCTCAAAGTTCGCCTCTCTTATGCTTTTTGATCGATCTGAGATGAGAACAACTATGATTAAGACAATGATTGCATAAGGAAAGACAGACCCTATCGTTAGAGATATTCCCTACTCAATTTGGATCCAAGGGAAAGCTTCTTCTTGAAATAGTACTTTTGACTACTCACTTTCAGTGATCGTAACCTAATGGATGGAAGAATTTCGTACCTCCTCAAAGGAAAGATTACATTGGGGTCCGTCCCACTCTTTCAAGGCCTTTCTTCTCAGGCATAAAGATAGGGCTTTCTTTAGCACTATTGTGATTTACTACTACAGGGTAGTGTAGGCTACCGTCCTTATGCTTTTCTGTGGATTTAGAAAGCACTTGAACAGTTTCCACATTCGCTGTGAAATGAGCTCCAAcaaactttcctttcttcctttGAGGCCTGAGACAGGTCAATGAATAAGGGCTACAATTCTTATAGTTCATAAAGAAATTCACTCTTTAGTCTATTCCCAATCCTAGTCCTTTGAGATTCTTTAGGTTCTGTGTACTAGACGTCGTCGACCTCTCAAACGTGGAAAAGACTCTTTCCTCACTCATTGAGCTTGAAAAAGTAGCCCACGTGGCGGTATTCAGTCTTCACCCCCACTCTGCGGTTGAGGCATTTGTTCTCGAAGGAGAAGGATAGTCGCTCAACAAAGTTTACGAACAAGAAGGCGCCATAGGCGGGaacaaagaatattgctcAAAGGTTTTAGCTTTATTTCTATGTGGGCCACTCTTTTTCCATGGAGGCAAGGACCATCTCAAACTACCTTAGAAGAGGCAGGAATTAAGAGCAGTGTCTGCTCTCGTGGCGGCCTTATCTCTTCTTATGGCACTTCTACCATTGGAGGTTTCAatccttcttcttttgaaagagaaagatgCCTTATGCATGCATTGGCCTCTagcatatttctttatttattggtCATATGTCAATTTTTCTCCCctggtttttctttctatttgcCTTATCAAATAAGAAGCGCAACCCTCAACAAAGGCGACACCTTAAACAAGGGCTACTGCCTCTCCCTCTACAtccctttcctttctttaatgGGGAAAGATTGTCAGAGATCTTATTCAAGATCTAAACTCTGGAAAGGAGTGCCTCCTTTCCTTTCCCTTCGCCTTCATAAGTCAGGCTATGAAAATAGATTGTAAGTGAACCGCTTACCATTCAGACTGATCTAGGAGACGGGTCGAGGTGTggagttttcttctttcttgctTTGATATGTCCCACGGTCTTTTGAGCTAGTCTACTTTCTCTCTGCGATTAGCTTCAGAAACTACCCCACTGAGAGGTGGAGTATAACCTTTCCGGGAGATCGATACCCTGATCTCGCTCAAGTAATAAGAAGATAAAGTGCTCAAGACTATGTAAgaagatatgaaaaaaaattgaattttgaaagctCTGATCTTTCATACTCTTAATTATATCCACGAAGCGGTAGGCTGAGCACCTTGATGTATAGGCCTTATGAATATGAGCGATAGCTTCCGATATGGAAAGGGGAAAGCAGGACCCACTTGAGGGTCAAGAAATAAGAAGAGAAGATAGAGTAAAGTCGAGTCCTCTAATTCTCATCTATTTCTCCAACTTCGTCTCCTCAACTGCGTAAACTGTAggtctctttcttctcctcgTTCATAATGCACACCTCTTCCCTTCTCATAATAATCTTTTGAATAGTCAAGATCATCATAAAAAGCCTTGTTAGTCTTGTCTCAACTTCTCCTACTCACTCGAGCCTAACTActctccttctcttctttcatacTAAGTTGATagtgaaaagagagaaaattactAGTTGGGACTTCGACCTTTAATCATAGATCTCATGAAAGAGATAAGGCTACTTCTCTTTCTACAactgaaagaagaagaatcgcGACTGCCAAAATCCCTCCACGGGAtgaaaataatacttttatttatccacattgataaaagaaagttcaatattctttttttagtggAATAACACTCGTCCTCTTACATACTCGTTCTTCCAGTCGTCTGAACCAAGAATATCCTCGTCTTATGGAGCTTTGTCTCTGCGCaaacattaattttcatagtcgaataaaatatcaaaagagaaagagagaatcatttatgaagaagaaatcatTCTCAagctcttctttttctctctcttctcaaTGAATCGAGTCTTCGAACCTGCGAAAGTGCTCAAGATTATTTAAGATAGAAGAATGAAATAGTAGTTTCTCAAGCTCTTATTAAAGACATAAGTCGTTTATTACCACATTCCGAAAGAGAttatgaaagagaaaagataaatgaatgaaatattccTAATCCATAAATCTCAGGTGAAGGACTAATCAAATGAGttcaaagagaagaagaggtCAATTGCAAAAAAGAATGAACTTATGAGCTGGAGATGGAAGAGCGAAGAAGATAGGAGGCCAAGCCAAGAGTCATCAAGAAGCCGTCGGATCCCAAAAAGAAAGGTCTagatgaaaaggaagaaaaggaaaaggccGAGTATTTTGTCCTAGTTAAGCCTAAGACCTAGGTGAATGAATCTTGAAGGGTGCGTGATTTGCCTATTAGGTAGTAGTAGTCTTGGTTTCATTGTATTCCCCATGTCGAAAGGAAGTTCAGCCTAGGGTTAGGTGCTTTTTCCTTATTTAGCCCATGGAGCAGAGCATATGAGTCCTTTCATGTATCAGAGTTGCTACAGAAGATCGACTGACTCGATCCTCTGATCCTACTCTACATCACAGAGAAATAAAGCAAAAATCTTCTTTCCCACGCACCTCACGTCAGCTAAGGTTATTCTTTCTTCCCATATAGTGGGCTGACTTTGCACCTaaatgatagaactaagtcatgcacagcggaaaaagaatcgaa encodes the following:
- the LOC116401683 gene encoding uncharacterized protein LOC116401683, encoding MDDEEMEEFNSNKDFDIEYDPLVAAIAAAAGSDDVGDENISIVQSKSFVFTQGWDSEMIVDYRINEEEFHKISFMHCHFFIRKSSDSNSDVYDFREMYVTPPDTDVYVVPKVLAPSNASKEPPIDAPRDPLYKSEKEVLKVFLTKHFKIEGCGPEFVLDFEKIYVIDSKPSQSLGKSPVTLPVPGGRDRVRRSDLLRLEDIAKKADGIEVVFGRLDGLPIQELLTRVDALKSRVMRTGNVTYERGDS